Sequence from the Ancalomicrobiaceae bacterium S20 genome:
CCCGAGACGGGTTCGTCGCCCGCGAAGGGTTGAGCGCGGTTTGCCGCGGCCGGAAGGATGCGAGCGATTTCGGTGACGCTTCATTGACTGTGCCGACAGCGAGGCGTGTGCGACGGCGCTCGGGGGCCTGCATTTTACCTCCGCGTCGACCAGATCCGGCTAGGCTTCTCGCATCGGGAATATCTCGCGGCCGGGGTCGGGCGGTCCCGCACAGGGCAGACGGCCCAGGGCAAGGCGGCTCGAGGGCGCTCAGGGCATGAGGACGATGGTGCAGGCAAGGGCAGAGGCGAGGGTGGGCACGCTCGCGTCGACCGCGGTCGAGGCGGTGGCGCCGGTCGATCTCGCCCATCTGGCTGCGGCGACCTTCGGCGACGTCGCGCTCGAACGCGAGGTGCTGGTGCTGTTTTTGTCGCAGTCGGCCGAACTGATCGGCCGGATCGCGGGCGTGCCGGACGGGCAGGGTCGCTCCGAGCTGGCGCACCGGCTGAAGGGCGCGGCGGCGGGCATCGGCGCGCGCGCCGTCGCCGAGGCCGCCGACCGGGTCGAGGCCGGCGGCGACCCCGGTGCGCTCTGCCGCCTCGCCGAAGCAGTCGCCGAGGCGCAGGCTTTCATCCATGCCCGCCTCGACCAGGCTCGCTGAGGCCGATCTTCCGGCATCGCGACCACCGTGTCGCCCTTGCTCTTCCCTTGGTGGGGTCTGGTGGTGGGTTCTGGCGGCTATTTTGTTGCCCGTTCGGGCCGCTGTGGGGTGTCACGCGACCAAGGCTCGATCGTCGAGCGCCCGGACACGCGGGTGCTCTTTTGCTTTTCAGCGACCGAGCATCACGTGCGCCTTTGTGCCGTCCGTAGGCACGCGCGGCGCTGTTCGCGCAGGACGAGATCGGCGACGAGCCGCTCCCGCGACACTGCCGCATGGCGGCTCTCGCCCACCATCGACTTGACGCAGGCGTCCGAACGGCTATCTCGGTGACACCCCTCCCGGACCGTCGGCGGCCCGACCCGCACGACCATCCATCACGCGAGAGCCTTCATGCCCAAGATCACCTACATCACCTTCGACGGCGCCGAGCACGTGGTCGACGCGGAGGTCGGTTCGACCGTGATGGAAAACGCCGTCCGCCATGCGATCGCGGGCATCGAGGCCGAGTGTGGCGGCGCCTGCGCCTGCGCGACCTGCCATGTCTATGTCGACGAGGCCTGGATGCCGAAGGTCGGCGCGCCGGAGCCGATGGAAGAGGACATGCTCGACTTCGCCTACGAGGTGCGGCCGACCTCGCGGCTGTCCTGCCAGATCAAGGTCAAGCCGGAGCTCGACGGCCTGATCGTGCGCGTTCCCGAGCGCCAGGCCTGAGGCCGGGCGGCGAGCGATAGGACCGGAGCGGGGGCGGTACGTCTGATGACCGGTCCTGCCTCAATCGATCCCGCCGCCATGCCCCCCCCCGAACCGGGCTCAGCCGCCGAC
This genomic interval carries:
- a CDS encoding 2Fe-2S iron-sulfur cluster-binding protein, which codes for MPKITYITFDGAEHVVDAEVGSTVMENAVRHAIAGIEAECGGACACATCHVYVDEAWMPKVGAPEPMEEDMLDFAYEVRPTSRLSCQIKVKPELDGLIVRVPERQA
- a CDS encoding Hpt domain-containing protein — protein: MGTLASTAVEAVAPVDLAHLAAATFGDVALEREVLVLFLSQSAELIGRIAGVPDGQGRSELAHRLKGAAAGIGARAVAEAADRVEAGGDPGALCRLAEAVAEAQAFIHARLDQAR